In Triticum urartu cultivar G1812 chromosome 6, Tu2.1, whole genome shotgun sequence, the following proteins share a genomic window:
- the LOC125516674 gene encoding putative pentatricopeptide repeat-containing protein At3g47840: protein MWAEAAPLRFEPHPPPVFSVPPLQDLNARLKRLVQSGRFSDAQALFDGAPHRDEASYSALLAGHAAAGDVAGAMALFSRIRASSLPAADPFVLSLAFKACAAAADASHAASLHAFAVRSSAVSSVFVATALADAYAKAGRLALALRVFDEMPLKNVVSWTTLISALARAGRRHDAVRRFAEMRASGMPCDSHAFAAALTACADTGLLSRGREVHSLCAKLGFDATPYVANTLATLYARCGDVHRALAAVGRMGSRDVAAWTTVISSYAQTGRAKEAILAFVAMLRDGASNAARPNEYTYAAVIAACANISCVHLGEQLHAQAAQRGFASSRSVGNSLVTLYARAAGRLSAADAVFQESAAKDVVSWSAIISGYAQEGLAGEAFALFTEMRRHHCPRPNEFTLASLLSACATAASLDAGRQLHALAVAAGLEHHAMVRSALIDMYGKSGNMSDADVVFSNRTKDDVVSWTAMIVGNAGHGHSERALELFEEMCRVGLKPDHVAFIGVLSACCHAGAVELGLRYLNAMSKSYGLEPSKEHYGCVVDLLGRAGRIDEAEELIGGMAANERDGVVWTSLLRACAARGEEQTGKKAAERVMEAEPWGAGAHVAMANLYASKGQWCEAAQERHMMKQKGVVKGVGWSSVTVGGEERGVGVFVAGDRTHPQDNLIYEMLDLIYYGVGMARYVPDQMNLASEVELMVNTYSSSYN, encoded by the coding sequence ATGTGGGCCGAAGCTGCTCCTCTTCGTTTCGAACCACACCCACCGCCCGTCTTCTCCGTGCCGCCACTGCAAGACCTCAACGCCCGGCTGAAGCGCCTGGTCCAGTCGGGCAGGTTCTCGGACGCGCAGGCCCTGTTCGACGGGGCGCCGCACCGCGACGAGGCCTCCTACTCCGCCCTCCTCGCGGGCCATGCCGCGGCGGGGGACGTCGCCGGCGCCATGGCGCTCTTCTCCCGCATCCGCGCATCCTCGCTCCCGGCCGCTGACCCCTTCGTGCTCAGCCTCGCGTTCAAGGCCTGCGCCGCGGCCGCCGACGCCAGCCACGCCGCGTCACTGCACGCCTTCGCCGTCAGGTCCTCGGCCGTCTCCTCCGTCTTCGTCGCCACCGCGCTGGCCGACGCCTACGCCAAGGCCGGCCGCCTCGCGCTGGCGCTCAGGGTGTTCGACGAAATGCCGCTCAAGAACGTGGTCTCCTGGACCACGCTCATCTCCGCACTGGCGCGGGCCGGCCGCCGCCACGACGCGGTCCGCCGCTTCGCCGAGATGCGAGCCTCCGGCATGCCCTGCGACTCGCACGCCTTCGCGGCTGCGCTCACCGCGTGCGCCGACACCGGGCTGCTGTCGCGCGGCCGTGAGGTGCACTCGCTCTGCGCCAAGCTCGGCTTCGACGCCACACCCTACGTCGCCAACACACTTGCCACGCTGTACGCGCGCTGCGGGGACGTCCACCGCGCACTGGCTGCGGTCGGCCGCATGGGCTCGCGAGACGTTGCCGCGTGGACGACTGTGATATCCTCCTACGCGCAGACTGGTCGTGCCAAGGAAGCCATCCTGGCATTCGTCGCGATGCTTCGTGACGGGGCATCAAACGCGGCAAGGCCCAACGAATACACATACGCTGCAGTTATTGCTGCGTGTGCAAATATTTCGTGTGTACATCTTGGAGAGCAGTTGCACGCGCAAGCTGCACAAAGAGGGTTCGCCAGCTCGCGCTCGGTGGGCAATTCACTCGTCACACTCTATGCCCGCGCCGCCGGTCGTCTGTCAGCAGCCGATGCGGTGTTCCAGGAAAGTGCTGCCAAGGATGTTGTCTCTTGGAGTGCAATCATATCAGGCTATGCGCAGGAAGGGCTTGCCGGGGAGGCTTTCGCCCTGTTTACTGAAATGCGACGGCACCATTGTCCTCGTCCGAATGAGTTTACTCTTGCCAGTCTCCTCAGTGCGTGCGCAACTGCTGCGTCACTGGACGCTGGTCGCCAACTCCACGCACTTGCTGTCGCTGCTGGACTTGAACACCATGCCATGGTCAGGAGCGCGCTCATTGACATGTATGGAAAGAGTGGCAACATGTCAGATGCTGATGTTGTATTTTCGAATCGCACGAAAGATGATGTGGTTTCATGGACCGCGATGATCGTCGGGAATGCTGGGCATGGCCACAGCGAAAGGGCACTTGAATTGTTTGAGGAAATGTGCCGTGTTGGGCTAAAGCCGGACCATGTTGCGTTCATTGGTGTGCTCAGTGCTTGCTGTCATGCTGGGGCAGTTGAGCTTGGATTGAGGTACCTCAATGCAAtgagcaaaagctacggactggAGCCGTCAAAGGAGCACTATGGCTGTGTCGTAGATTTGTTGGGCAGAGCTGGTAGAATAGATGAGGCTGAGGAGTTGATTGGTGGTATGGCAGCTAATGAAAGAGATGGCGTTGTTTGGACATCTTTGCTTAGGGCATGTGCAGCTCGAGGGGAAGAGCAAACCGGGAAGAAAGCTGCAGAGAGGGTAATGGAGGCAGAGCCATGGGGTGCAGGAGCACATGTGGCAATGGCAAATCTATACGCCAGCAAGGGACAGTGGTGTGAGGCAGCACAAGAGAGACATATGATGAAGCAGAAAGGGGTTGTGAAAGGAGTAGGCTGGTCATCAGTCAcagttggaggggaggagaggggaGTTGGGGTGTTTGTTGCAGGTGACCGGACACACCCCCAAGACAATTTGATCTATGAGATGCTTGACTTGATTTACTATGGAGTTGGAATGGCTCGGTATGTACCCGATCAGATGAATTTAGCATCTGAGGTAGAGCTAATGGTTAACACTTACAGTAGTAGTTATAACTGA
- the LOC125515086 gene encoding uncharacterized protein LOC125515086, with translation MGAKHSCFSNHRGSLSQQPHQPAPVRVVAADGSLKELHASPRVTVSDVLGGSAASFFVCNSDALYFEKSPPALASGEVLRPGHIYFVLPAALLGRPLSSADMASLAVRASSAIAAKKPQRRRWRRSGGRKKVRVMPVREEVEDGEDVLLNEKLNERTLGEFAVSPKSQEKMAAVAARSRLKVKLKLKRALSIIQEVAE, from the coding sequence ATGGGAGCGAAGCATTCCTGCTTTTCCAACCACCGAGGCAGCCTCTCGCAGCAGCCACACCAGCCGGCGCCTGTCAGGGTCGTTGCCGCCGACGGATCGCTGAAGGAGCTCCATGCCAGCCCACGCGTCACCGTCTCCGACGTCCTCGGCGGCAGCGCCGCGTCCTTCTTCGTCTGCAACTCCGACGCGCTCTACTTCGAGAAGAGCCCCCCGGCGCTGGCATCCGGGGAGGTACTACGGCCGGGGCACATATACTTCGTGCTCCCGGCGGCGTTGCTCGGGCGGCCGCTATCCAGCGCCGACATGGCCTCGCTTGCGGTGCGCGCGAGCTCGGCGATCGCGGCCAAGAAGCCGCAGCGGAGGCGCTGGCGCCGCAGCGGCGGGAGGAAGAAGGTGCGCGTCATGCCGGTGCGCGAGGAGGTGGAAGACGGCGAGGACGTTCTGCTCAACGAGAAGCTTAACGAGCGGACGCTCGGGGAGTTCGCGGTGTCGCCgaagagccaagagaagatggccgcCGTGGCGGCGCGGTCGCGGCTGAAGGTGAAGCTGAAGCTGAAGCGCGCTCTGAGTATCATTCAAGAGGTTGCTGAGTGA